The proteins below are encoded in one region of Thermodesulfobacteriota bacterium:
- a CDS encoding TraB/GumN family protein, whose amino-acid sequence MKLNIHKYRGLFFKTILFLAVFSTLLVFTGTVFSGRQGDTAKHCLWSIETENNTIFMLGSLHISPAEIYPLPEIIERAYDQCAKVIFEADMEAVNDPSFQTRIMTLGVYPQGDKLENNVSAQTFNALKKRADATGIPIQQLNRLKPWLCALSITSIELLKLGFNPAYGIDMYFFNRAKKDGKEILGFETAEFQLKLMTQMTGRQEEMMLRQTLKDLEVIEKDAASLVTYWKNGDANKLDSFITRNLKEFPQLYDRWFTSRNHRWLSEIKKLTGEKENIFIIVGAGHLVGRDGLVELLRKQNYKIRQR is encoded by the coding sequence GTGAAGCTGAATATACATAAGTACAGGGGATTGTTTTTTAAAACAATCCTTTTTCTTGCTGTTTTTTCAACCCTGTTGGTGTTTACCGGTACTGTCTTTTCCGGCCGGCAGGGAGACACGGCCAAACATTGTCTATGGTCAATTGAAACAGAAAATAACACCATATTTATGCTGGGATCCCTTCATATATCACCGGCGGAGATATACCCGCTGCCTGAAATCATCGAACGCGCATATGATCAATGCGCCAAGGTCATATTTGAAGCAGATATGGAAGCGGTGAATGACCCTTCCTTTCAGACCAGGATCATGACTCTGGGTGTTTATCCCCAGGGAGATAAGCTTGAAAACAACGTTTCAGCGCAGACGTTTAACGCATTAAAAAAAAGAGCCGATGCCACCGGCATACCGATACAGCAGCTAAACCGTTTGAAACCCTGGTTATGTGCACTTTCCATCACCAGTATTGAACTTTTAAAGCTTGGATTTAATCCGGCTTACGGCATAGATATGTATTTTTTTAACCGGGCAAAAAAAGATGGAAAAGAGATACTGGGTTTTGAAACCGCCGAATTTCAGCTGAAGCTCATGACCCAAATGACCGGCAGACAGGAAGAGATGATGCTCAGACAAACTTTAAAAGATCTTGAAGTCATTGAAAAAGATGCCGCAAGTCTGGTTACATACTGGAAAAACGGGGACGCAAACAAGCTGGATTCCTTTATTACCAGGAACCTCAAAGAGTTTCCCCAACTGTATGATCGCTGGTTTACCAGTAGAAACCATCGGTGGCTGTCGGAAATTAAAAAGCTGACCGGGGAAAAGGAAAATATCTTTATCATCGTTGGTGCAGGTCATCTGGTGGGAAGAGATGGCCTGGTCGAGCTTTTAAGAAAGCAAAACTATAAAATCCGTCAAAGATGA